In the Topomyia yanbarensis strain Yona2022 chromosome 3, ASM3024719v1, whole genome shotgun sequence genome, one interval contains:
- the LOC131687803 gene encoding hemiasterlin resistant protein 1-like has protein sequence MVQSASHSAVAAPMVAPNQAFGLIAQIAATAGSVAIGFVGNTVGHALIGMFSGSDSQEAASLGQAAPVSGEANTPAGPCSWEIKQISCTQGQVECDSKQLPSIEVHIYSVHVIHFP, from the coding sequence ATGGTCCAGTCTGCGTCACACTCGGCTGTCGCTGCACCAATGGTAGCTCCCAACCAGGCCTTTGGATTAATTGCTCAAATCGCAGCTACTGCTGGTAGTGTAGCGATCGGCTTCGTCGGTAACACCGTTGGACATGCCCTCATCGGAATGTTCAGCGGTTCCGATTCACAAGAGGCAGCCTCGCTAGGACAGGCTGCCCCGGTATCGGGCGAGgcaaacactccggcaggaccatgctcgtgggagATCAAGCAAATATCTTGTACACAAGGCCAGGTCGAGTGTGATTCGAAACAATTACCAAGTATAGAAGTCCATATATATAGCGTTCACGTGATACATTTTCCTTAA